The following are from one region of the Bradyrhizobium sediminis genome:
- a CDS encoding class I adenylate-forming enzyme family protein: MDWSQYSIPPMRLEARFGDRVVPAFCERPASVWAMIAEAAAGHPDGEALVCGGRRMTWREVAQQSAQIAAGFRKLGLQHGDRVALLVGNRIEFVLAVSAAAYLGLVSVVLSTRQQKPEIAYVLTDCGAKLLIYEARLADRLPDARDVPDLVHRISVDDDPRASQFAILADHAPLPEPAAVGEEDTAMILYTSGTTGRPKGAMLAHCNIIHSAMVYEACMELTATDRSIAAVPLAHVTGVVANIMSMVRCAGTLIIVAEFKAADYLKVAATERATQTVMVPAMYNLCLLQADFDSYDLSAWRIGGFGGAPMPIATIEKLAAKIPGLKLINAYGSTETTSPSTIMPPELTAGHIDSVGLPCPGADIIVVDADGRELPRGEIGEIWIRSGSVIKGYWNNPKATAESFTAGFWHSGDLGSIDRENFVRVFDRQKDMINRGGLKIYSAEVESVLAGHPGVVESAIIARPCPVLGERVHAVIVTRGSDVSAEALRAWCAERLSDYKVPETMDLTVEPLPRNANGKVMKRQLREASAATWAAVRQ; encoded by the coding sequence ATGGACTGGTCGCAATATTCAATTCCCCCGATGCGGCTCGAGGCGCGGTTCGGCGATCGCGTGGTACCGGCGTTCTGCGAGCGGCCGGCCAGCGTCTGGGCGATGATCGCGGAGGCGGCCGCCGGACATCCGGACGGCGAGGCATTGGTCTGCGGCGGGCGGCGGATGACATGGCGCGAGGTCGCGCAGCAATCGGCGCAAATCGCGGCGGGCTTCCGCAAGCTGGGCCTGCAGCATGGTGACCGCGTCGCGCTGCTGGTCGGCAACCGAATCGAATTCGTGCTGGCGGTCTCGGCCGCCGCCTATCTCGGCCTGGTGTCGGTCGTTCTCTCGACCCGCCAGCAAAAGCCCGAGATCGCCTATGTGCTGACCGACTGCGGCGCGAAACTGCTGATTTACGAGGCCCGGCTTGCCGATCGCCTGCCTGACGCCCGCGACGTGCCCGACCTCGTGCACCGGATATCGGTCGATGACGACCCGCGCGCGTCGCAGTTCGCAATCCTCGCCGATCATGCGCCTTTGCCGGAGCCTGCTGCGGTCGGCGAAGAAGACACCGCGATGATCCTCTACACCTCGGGCACGACGGGGCGGCCCAAGGGCGCGATGCTCGCGCATTGCAATATCATCCATTCGGCCATGGTCTATGAGGCTTGCATGGAACTGACCGCGACCGACCGCTCGATCGCGGCGGTGCCGCTCGCGCATGTGACGGGCGTGGTCGCCAACATCATGAGCATGGTCCGCTGCGCCGGCACGCTGATCATCGTCGCCGAATTCAAGGCCGCGGATTACCTGAAGGTCGCCGCCACCGAGCGCGCCACGCAGACCGTGATGGTGCCGGCGATGTATAATCTCTGCCTGCTGCAGGCGGATTTCGACAGCTACGATCTCTCGGCGTGGCGGATCGGCGGATTCGGCGGCGCGCCGATGCCGATTGCGACGATCGAAAAGCTCGCCGCGAAAATTCCCGGCCTGAAGCTGATCAATGCCTATGGTTCGACCGAGACCACCTCGCCCTCGACCATCATGCCGCCGGAATTGACCGCAGGGCACATCGACAGCGTCGGCCTGCCGTGTCCCGGCGCCGACATCATCGTGGTGGATGCCGATGGCCGCGAACTGCCGCGCGGCGAGATCGGCGAAATCTGGATTCGCTCGGGCTCGGTCATCAAGGGCTATTGGAACAATCCGAAGGCGACGGCGGAAAGCTTCACCGCCGGGTTCTGGCATTCCGGCGATCTCGGCTCGATCGACCGGGAAAATTTCGTGCGCGTGTTCGACCGCCAGAAGGACATGATCAACCGCGGCGGGCTGAAGATCTATTCCGCCGAAGTCGAATCCGTGCTGGCCGGCCATCCCGGTGTGGTCGAGAGCGCCATCATTGCAAGACCTTGCCCGGTGCTCGGCGAGCGGGTGCACGCCGTGATCGTGACCCGCGGCAGCGATGTCAGCGCCGAGGCCTTGCGTG
- the panB gene encoding 3-methyl-2-oxobutanoate hydroxymethyltransferase gives MSVQSAIKRRTAPDIRARKNGEPIVMLTSYHAHTAALVDRYCDVILVGDSLGNVMHGFETTVPVTLDMMILQGRAVMRGSQHALVVVDMPFGSYEASKEQAFHSAARILKETHCGAVKLEGGARMAETIAFLVERGIPVMGHIGLTPQSINALGSFRAQGREEGSWEPIENDALAVAEAGAFSVVIEAVAEPLARKITGTIAIPTIGIGASAACDGQVLVLEDMLGLSPRAPKFVRRYGNLGPMIEAAIEGYATDVRSRAFPGPEHVYGMKAKS, from the coding sequence ATGTCGGTTCAGTCCGCCATCAAGCGCAGAACTGCGCCGGATATTCGCGCCCGCAAGAACGGCGAGCCGATCGTGATGCTGACCTCGTATCACGCCCATACCGCGGCCCTGGTCGATCGCTATTGCGACGTCATCCTGGTCGGCGATTCCCTGGGCAATGTGATGCACGGTTTCGAGACCACGGTGCCGGTGACGCTCGATATGATGATCCTGCAGGGCCGTGCCGTGATGCGCGGCTCGCAGCACGCGCTGGTCGTGGTCGACATGCCCTTCGGCTCCTACGAGGCCTCGAAGGAGCAGGCGTTCCATTCCGCGGCGCGGATTTTGAAAGAGACCCATTGTGGCGCCGTAAAACTCGAAGGCGGCGCGCGGATGGCGGAGACCATCGCATTTCTGGTCGAGCGCGGCATCCCCGTGATGGGCCATATCGGGCTGACGCCGCAGTCGATCAACGCGCTCGGCTCGTTTCGCGCCCAGGGCCGCGAGGAGGGCAGCTGGGAGCCGATCGAGAACGACGCACTGGCGGTCGCTGAGGCCGGCGCCTTCTCGGTCGTGATCGAGGCGGTCGCCGAACCGCTGGCGCGGAAGATCACCGGGACCATCGCCATTCCCACCATCGGCATCGGCGCCAGCGCGGCCTGCGACGGCCAGGTGCTGGTGCTGGAGGACATGCTGGGGCTGTCGCCGCGGGCGCCGAAATTCGTCCGCCGCTACGGCAACCTCGGTCCCATGATCGAAGCCGCGATCGAGGGCTATGCCACCGATGTACGCTCGCGCGCCTTCCCGGGGCCGGAACACGTCTACGGCATGAAGGCCAAGAGCTGA